Proteins from one Dysgonomonas sp. HDW5A genomic window:
- the dgt gene encoding dGTP triphosphohydrolase, whose protein sequence is MEWQKLLSSKRFGMEEFHDERQHDRSDFQRDYDRLIFSSPFRRLQNKTQVFPLPGSVFVHNRLTHSLEVSSVGRSISLMVSKALRNKYPDSPAAFEEIGSIVAAACLAHDLGNPPFGHSGEKAIATYFSEGKGQPLYHDIVKGDGRWEDFINFDGNANSIRLLTHQFIGRRKGGFAMTYSMLASIIKYPFSSELAHGKGKFGFFQAEEPDVIKIADELGIPKLQEQPLKLARYPLVYLVEAADDICYKIMDIEDAHKLHILTTERTIDLFINFFPPEKQEKMRRTMLLVNDVNEQLAYLRSSVIGLLVNECAQVFIDHEEDILNGTFNSPLIKHIPELSSNAYKVCTDYSVKYIYKAKDVLDIELAGHRIIGLLLDTFMEAIRNPDKAYSQLLLTRVPEQYEVQDPSLYTRVLAILDYISGMTDIYALDLYRKITGMSLPAV, encoded by the coding sequence ATGGAATGGCAAAAACTACTATCGTCTAAACGTTTTGGAATGGAAGAATTTCACGATGAAAGACAACATGACCGATCCGATTTTCAAAGAGATTATGATCGCCTCATCTTTTCATCTCCTTTCCGTAGACTTCAGAACAAAACACAGGTATTTCCCCTTCCGGGTAGTGTGTTCGTACACAACCGATTAACTCACAGCCTAGAAGTTTCCTCCGTAGGACGTTCAATCAGTTTGATGGTATCAAAAGCCTTGCGCAACAAATACCCCGATTCTCCTGCAGCATTCGAGGAAATAGGTTCCATTGTTGCTGCAGCTTGTTTAGCACACGATTTAGGTAACCCTCCATTTGGACATTCGGGCGAAAAAGCCATTGCCACTTATTTTTCCGAAGGCAAGGGACAACCGCTTTATCACGATATCGTAAAAGGTGACGGACGCTGGGAAGATTTCATCAACTTCGATGGTAATGCAAACTCAATCCGTTTGCTTACACATCAATTCATAGGACGCAGAAAAGGCGGCTTCGCCATGACCTACTCGATGTTGGCTTCTATCATTAAATATCCTTTTTCATCGGAGCTGGCACATGGTAAAGGTAAATTCGGCTTCTTTCAAGCCGAAGAGCCTGACGTTATAAAAATAGCAGATGAACTAGGAATACCTAAGCTACAGGAACAGCCACTTAAACTGGCTCGCTATCCGCTTGTATATCTTGTGGAAGCTGCTGATGATATCTGTTATAAGATAATGGACATTGAGGATGCTCATAAATTACATATTCTGACTACTGAAAGAACCATTGATCTTTTCATAAACTTTTTCCCTCCCGAAAAACAGGAAAAAATGAGAAGAACCATGTTGCTTGTAAATGATGTAAATGAGCAATTGGCATACCTGCGATCAAGTGTAATCGGCCTACTGGTTAATGAGTGTGCGCAAGTATTTATAGATCACGAAGAAGATATACTAAATGGGACTTTTAACAGTCCTCTAATCAAACATATTCCTGAACTTTCGAGCAATGCTTATAAGGTTTGCACCGATTACAGCGTCAAATACATATACAAAGCTAAAGATGTTCTGGATATCGAACTTGCAGGACACCGCATCATTGGGCTGCTGTTAGATACTTTCATGGAAGCTATACGCAATCCAGACAAAGCATATTCGCAGCTTTTACTAACAAGGGTTCCCGAACAGTACGAGGTACAAGACCCTTCATTGTATACGCGTGTATTAGCTATATTGGATTATATATCGGGAATGACCGACATTTATGCACTGGATTTATATAGGAAGATCACAGGTATGAGCCTGCCTGCGGTTTAA
- a CDS encoding YiiX/YebB-like N1pC/P60 family cysteine hydrolase yields MDTLKIFLLSLFLLLVSCHSNENSSSSEWDLKEFRNGDIIYRHGNGFFSDYFRKSSNREKLYSHGGIIAIDNNREVYVIHAEASELTGVGGVRKESLNVFLKNISTWAVYRLDTTQTVRDSIVYVATQYLNKETPFDLDFDNTSDDKVYCTELIALSINKSTHRNLIKATGSIRNKPYFAIDDTYLTKEMKPIIRKP; encoded by the coding sequence TTGGATACACTTAAGATATTTTTATTAAGTCTCTTTCTTTTATTGGTGAGTTGTCATAGCAATGAGAATTCATCTTCCAGTGAATGGGATTTAAAAGAATTCCGGAATGGAGATATTATATACCGCCATGGAAATGGTTTTTTCTCTGATTATTTTAGAAAATCATCAAATAGAGAAAAATTATATTCCCATGGCGGTATTATAGCTATAGATAACAATCGTGAAGTATACGTCATACATGCTGAGGCAAGTGAATTGACAGGGGTAGGAGGAGTCAGGAAAGAGTCGTTAAACGTTTTTCTTAAGAATATATCTACTTGGGCGGTTTACAGATTAGATACAACGCAAACAGTGCGCGATTCTATTGTTTACGTTGCCACCCAATATTTAAATAAAGAAACACCTTTCGATCTTGATTTTGATAATACTTCAGATGATAAAGTCTATTGTACAGAGTTGATAGCTCTTTCTATAAATAAATCAACCCATCGCAATTTGATAAAAGCGACGGGTAGTATTCGAAATAAGCCTTACTTTGCTATTGATGATACTTATCTGACAAAAGAGATGAAACCGATCATCAGAAAACCTTAA
- a CDS encoding DUF6769 family protein has protein sequence MKTKKFIIQICLMLACVLLQAHVILPHFHHDGIVCITKESSTDCLRCHSAQGHNHAKNHCSQNLDACDIKQIVIRQNDLNDDLDTTNSINLLSLYCLVYPLSNLYLEFPDSTTEKNQIPYTDTYTSPFAGSIKSLRAPPSFLG, from the coding sequence ATGAAAACTAAAAAGTTTATAATACAAATATGTTTAATGTTAGCTTGTGTATTGCTGCAAGCTCATGTTATTCTACCTCATTTTCACCACGATGGAATCGTTTGTATTACAAAAGAAAGTAGTACCGATTGTCTTAGATGTCATTCGGCACAAGGCCATAACCATGCTAAAAATCATTGTTCGCAAAATCTCGATGCTTGCGATATCAAGCAGATTGTTATTCGTCAGAATGATTTGAATGATGACTTAGATACGACTAATTCGATAAACTTACTCTCGTTATACTGTTTGGTATATCCGTTGAGTAATTTATATTTGGAATTTCCTGATTCTACTACTGAAAAGAATCAAATACCTTATACCGATACTTATACTTCACCTTTCGCAGGTTCTATAAAGAGCCTGAGAGCCCCTCCTTCTTTTTTAGGATAA
- a CDS encoding efflux RND transporter periplasmic adaptor subunit gives MRKKIIYMFGVLALSWSCTGHGEHSHDDAAQSETGDHSNEIVFTSEQAKNIGLEVISIEPTSFHEVIKTSGQILSPPGDEVTVSATASGIVSFNKSSINEGVSVGRGESLLSISSRNLPDGDPGVKARSTYEMAEKEFQRAQSLIGDKLISEKEFNEAKLYYENAKVSYQSYAKGQTNVGAGISAPISGYIKARLVNEGQYVEVGQPLFTITQSQKLQLRADISERYYKDLKNITSANFRIPYYDGVYQLSELGGKLVSYGKSTSSDGFYIPVSFEFNNVGNIVPGSYVEVYLLGKPRADVLTVPVSSLIESQGLYFVYIQLNADDYKKQEVKLGASDGQNVEILSGLKTGDKVVSKGAYHIKLAAASGTLPQGHTH, from the coding sequence ATGAGAAAAAAGATTATATATATGTTCGGTGTTCTGGCTCTCTCTTGGAGTTGTACAGGGCACGGAGAACATTCGCATGACGATGCTGCACAGTCCGAAACGGGAGATCATTCAAATGAGATTGTTTTTACAAGCGAGCAAGCCAAGAATATAGGTTTAGAGGTTATTTCAATAGAACCGACTTCATTTCACGAAGTAATAAAGACAAGCGGACAAATATTATCGCCTCCCGGTGATGAGGTAACTGTTTCTGCTACTGCAAGCGGAATCGTGTCGTTTAATAAAAGCTCTATAAACGAAGGTGTATCGGTAGGTAGGGGAGAATCGTTGCTATCTATATCCTCACGTAATTTACCGGATGGTGATCCCGGGGTGAAAGCCCGGTCAACTTACGAGATGGCAGAAAAAGAATTCCAACGGGCACAATCTCTTATTGGTGATAAATTGATTTCCGAGAAAGAGTTCAATGAAGCTAAATTGTATTATGAAAATGCAAAGGTTTCTTATCAATCGTATGCTAAAGGACAGACTAATGTCGGTGCAGGTATTTCTGCTCCTATTAGTGGATATATTAAAGCCCGATTGGTAAACGAGGGGCAGTATGTAGAAGTTGGTCAGCCCTTGTTTACAATTACCCAAAGTCAGAAATTACAACTTCGTGCAGATATTTCGGAACGCTACTATAAAGACCTTAAAAATATTACATCTGCTAATTTCCGCATTCCATATTATGATGGAGTTTATCAATTGTCGGAATTGGGTGGAAAGTTGGTTTCTTATGGAAAGTCGACAAGTAGCGATGGATTTTATATCCCTGTAAGTTTTGAGTTTAATAATGTGGGAAATATTGTTCCGGGTTCATATGTCGAAGTCTATCTTTTAGGAAAGCCACGAGCAGACGTTCTTACTGTGCCTGTTTCATCATTAATCGAATCACAAGGTTTATACTTTGTTTATATTCAGTTAAATGCTGACGATTACAAAAAGCAAGAGGTTAAACTAGGTGCGAGTGATGGGCAAAATGTAGAAATCTTATCGGGTCTGAAGACCGGAGATAAAGTGGTAAGCAAAGGAGCTTATCATATAAAATTGGCTGCAGCATCAGGAACGTTACCTCAAGGTCATACTCACTAA
- a CDS encoding DUF4878 domain-containing protein — MRKLLVLLLISVAFVSCDTNSPKATAEKFTESMAKGDMEEAKKHMTAGTASLLDMAMKMSGDSIPKYPDFKFKMIKDSIVGDTIAWVTYTSPLGSQEELNLVKRDGQWKVTMGK, encoded by the coding sequence ATGAGAAAATTACTAGTGTTGCTATTGATCTCTGTTGCATTTGTATCATGCGATACCAATTCACCTAAAGCAACAGCCGAAAAATTTACTGAAAGCATGGCTAAAGGTGATATGGAAGAAGCCAAAAAACATATGACAGCCGGAACGGCATCATTATTGGATATGGCGATGAAAATGTCAGGCGATTCTATTCCTAAATACCCTGACTTTAAGTTTAAAATGATCAAAGACTCTATTGTTGGTGATACTATTGCTTGGGTTACCTATACTTCACCTCTAGGAAGTCAGGAAGAGCTAAACTTGGTAAAACGAGACGGTCAGTGGAAAGTTACAATGGGTAAATAA
- the lgt gene encoding prolipoprotein diacylglyceryl transferase, whose translation MLAFITWDISPELVNIFGREIRWYGLCWAIGVLCTSYVVQKMYQSEKLPEKWFDSLFVYVLIGLIIGARLGHCLFYDPEYYLSHPIEILKIWEGGLASHGGAIGMTIGIWLFCRNVSKKSIIWALDRLIVGVAIGAAFIRVGNLMNSEIYGGPTTMPWGFNFVRDRSWHLPIAEGGAGELPCHPTQIYEAVIYFAIFILTMYMFYKTDAKKKQGLILGVSLIGIFLSRFFIEFLKNVQEPFELQMRASIGINMGQLLSIPFIIWGVWLVYNALKTKEQSIKK comes from the coding sequence ATGCTTGCTTTTATAACATGGGATATTAGTCCCGAACTAGTTAATATTTTTGGACGGGAAATCCGTTGGTACGGATTGTGTTGGGCAATAGGTGTACTCTGTACATCTTATGTGGTACAAAAAATGTATCAATCGGAGAAACTTCCTGAGAAATGGTTCGATTCTCTTTTTGTCTATGTATTAATTGGTCTTATTATAGGTGCCCGACTAGGGCATTGTCTGTTTTATGACCCCGAATATTACTTATCTCACCCCATCGAAATCTTAAAGATATGGGAAGGTGGTCTTGCCAGTCATGGAGGAGCTATCGGGATGACTATCGGAATATGGCTATTTTGCCGTAATGTCAGCAAAAAAAGTATCATCTGGGCACTCGATCGCCTTATAGTAGGGGTAGCCATAGGAGCTGCTTTTATCCGTGTAGGTAACTTGATGAACTCTGAAATATATGGTGGTCCGACTACCATGCCTTGGGGATTCAACTTCGTGAGAGACAGAAGCTGGCACTTGCCAATCGCAGAAGGAGGAGCAGGTGAATTACCTTGTCATCCGACACAGATATATGAAGCTGTCATCTATTTTGCGATATTTATTCTGACGATGTATATGTTCTACAAAACAGATGCAAAGAAAAAGCAAGGTCTGATATTGGGTGTTTCTCTGATCGGAATATTTTTATCCAGATTCTTTATCGAGTTCCTGAAAAATGTACAGGAGCCTTTTGAGTTACAAATGAGAGCAAGCATAGGTATTAACATGGGGCAATTATTAAGCATACCATTTATTATATGGGGTGTTTGGCTAGTATACAATGCTCTGAAAACGAAAGAACAATCTATCAAAAAATAA
- a CDS encoding efflux RND transporter permease subunit produces MLNKIIHFSLHNRAVVLVAALLLLLGGFYTAKNMEIDVFPDLNAPTVVVMTEANGMASEEVERLVTFPIEAAVNGATDVRRVRSSSTTGFSVIWVEFEWGTDIYRARQVVTEKLAALGNDLPTNVGKPTLGPQSSIMGEVMTIGLSSDSTSLLDLRTIADWVIRPRLLSTGGVAQVTVIGGDIKEFQILLDPGRMKHYGVGLNEVLAAVENMNQNASGGVLYEYGNEYIVRGILQTNDVDQLGKALVKKQGNGVVLIGDVAEIKIGGKQPKLGVASEKTKPAVLITVTKQPNTNTIELTEKLDASIADLQKNVPSDVKISSDIFRQERFIESSIGNVEKSLYEGSVFVVIVLFLFLMNARTTFISLMAIPLSLLVSILTLKLMGLTINTMSLGGMAIAIGSLVDDAIIDVENVFKHLRLNRMKPEGEQQPILDVVFEASKEVRMPILNSTLIIVACFVPLFFLSGMEGRMLVPLGISFIVALFASTVVALTITPVLCSYLLGKTKGDKEEKEPRMVLTLKYWYEKSLHWALENQKKVLVVTGLMLISAMVIFFTLGRNFLPPFNEGSFTITVNTTPGISLEESDKIGRLVETELLSIKEIQTVGRKTGRAELDEHSLGVNTSEIEAPFILDGRSKDELLAEIREKLNAIPGISIEVGQPISHRLDHMLSGTKANIAIKLFGSDLNELFTQGNRIKDAIENIDGVTDLNVEQQVDRPQLKITPRRELLAKYGITLPQFSEMVSTMLSGAVISQVYSEGKTFDLILKVDDQYKDQAEKIKNLMIDANGVKIPFDYIAEITSSEGPNSISRENVQRKIVISANVADRDLRSVVNEIQETVGSKIQLPEGYHIEYGGQFESEQAASKTLLITSIFAILVIFLLLYNQFKNVSQSIIILLNLPLALIGGIYAILFTTGEISIPAIIGFIALFGIATRNGILLMAHYNDLHNSGESLENSIVMGSLDRLNPILMTALCSGLALIPLALQGDLPGNEIQSPMAKVILGGLLTSTLLNMYIVPIIYRMMQQRNLNRKRVEL; encoded by the coding sequence ATGTTAAATAAAATAATACACTTCTCGCTTCATAATCGGGCAGTGGTACTTGTAGCTGCACTTCTTCTTTTATTAGGAGGATTTTACACAGCTAAAAATATGGAGATAGACGTATTTCCCGACTTGAATGCTCCCACTGTGGTTGTTATGACCGAGGCTAACGGTATGGCGAGTGAAGAAGTCGAACGTCTTGTCACTTTTCCTATCGAAGCCGCTGTAAACGGAGCAACTGATGTACGTCGGGTACGTTCGTCATCCACAACAGGATTTTCTGTTATATGGGTCGAATTTGAATGGGGAACGGATATCTACAGAGCCCGTCAGGTAGTTACCGAAAAATTGGCGGCTCTAGGAAATGATCTGCCCACAAATGTTGGAAAACCTACGTTGGGACCTCAATCATCAATAATGGGCGAGGTAATGACTATCGGGCTTTCGTCCGATTCAACTTCATTATTGGATTTAAGAACTATTGCAGATTGGGTGATACGTCCACGCCTTCTTTCGACAGGTGGAGTAGCTCAGGTAACGGTAATTGGAGGTGATATAAAAGAATTCCAGATATTACTCGATCCGGGGCGGATGAAACATTACGGGGTAGGGCTGAATGAAGTTCTTGCTGCTGTAGAAAATATGAATCAGAATGCTTCGGGGGGAGTACTTTATGAGTATGGAAACGAATATATTGTAAGGGGAATTCTGCAAACAAACGATGTCGACCAGTTAGGAAAAGCCCTTGTGAAAAAACAAGGTAATGGTGTCGTCTTAATTGGAGATGTTGCTGAGATTAAAATAGGAGGCAAGCAACCCAAATTGGGAGTTGCTTCCGAAAAAACAAAACCGGCTGTTTTAATAACCGTAACGAAACAACCTAATACAAATACAATTGAGCTGACTGAAAAACTAGATGCTTCGATTGCCGATCTGCAAAAGAATGTACCTTCGGATGTGAAGATTTCGAGCGATATCTTTCGTCAGGAACGTTTTATCGAAAGTTCAATAGGCAATGTCGAAAAATCACTTTACGAAGGCTCTGTTTTTGTGGTGATTGTACTCTTTTTATTCTTGATGAATGCACGTACAACATTCATTTCGTTAATGGCTATTCCATTATCGCTGTTGGTATCTATACTTACCCTTAAATTAATGGGATTAACCATCAATACAATGAGTTTGGGAGGTATGGCAATTGCCATAGGCTCATTGGTGGATGATGCCATAATAGATGTCGAAAATGTATTTAAGCATTTACGCCTCAATAGGATGAAACCCGAAGGAGAACAGCAGCCTATCTTGGATGTTGTTTTCGAAGCATCGAAAGAGGTGAGAATGCCGATCCTTAATTCGACGCTTATTATAGTGGCTTGTTTCGTGCCTCTATTCTTCTTGAGTGGAATGGAAGGACGTATGCTTGTACCCCTAGGTATATCATTTATAGTAGCCTTGTTTGCTTCTACTGTTGTGGCTCTGACTATAACTCCCGTTTTGTGTAGTTACTTGTTGGGAAAAACGAAAGGCGATAAGGAGGAAAAAGAACCTCGCATGGTTTTGACCTTAAAGTATTGGTATGAAAAAAGTCTGCATTGGGCATTGGAAAACCAGAAAAAAGTATTGGTGGTAACAGGACTCATGTTGATCTCGGCAATGGTAATATTCTTTACTTTAGGACGAAATTTCCTGCCTCCGTTTAATGAAGGATCTTTTACCATCACAGTAAATACTACTCCAGGGATTTCATTGGAAGAGTCCGATAAAATAGGGCGATTGGTAGAAACCGAACTGCTTAGCATCAAAGAAATACAGACCGTAGGACGTAAAACCGGACGTGCAGAGTTGGATGAGCATTCTTTAGGAGTAAATACTTCGGAAATAGAAGCTCCGTTTATTCTGGATGGACGCTCTAAGGATGAACTATTAGCCGAAATAAGGGAGAAATTAAACGCCATTCCGGGAATAAGTATCGAAGTGGGGCAACCTATTTCTCACCGTCTCGATCATATGCTTTCGGGAACCAAAGCCAATATTGCCATTAAACTTTTCGGAAGCGATCTGAACGAATTGTTTACACAGGGTAACCGGATTAAAGATGCTATTGAGAATATAGATGGAGTTACCGACCTGAATGTAGAGCAACAAGTTGACCGTCCGCAACTGAAAATTACACCTCGCAGAGAATTGTTGGCTAAATATGGTATTACACTGCCTCAATTTTCGGAGATGGTATCGACAATGCTTTCAGGAGCAGTTATCTCCCAGGTGTATAGTGAAGGAAAGACCTTTGATTTGATTCTTAAGGTGGACGATCAATACAAAGATCAGGCAGAGAAAATTAAAAACCTGATGATTGATGCCAATGGTGTTAAAATACCGTTTGACTACATTGCTGAAATAACATCTTCGGAGGGACCCAATTCGATAAGTCGTGAAAATGTTCAGCGTAAAATAGTTATATCGGCAAATGTAGCCGATCGTGATTTGCGTAGTGTAGTAAATGAAATACAGGAAACTGTAGGTTCAAAGATTCAATTACCCGAAGGTTATCATATCGAATATGGAGGACAATTCGAGAGTGAGCAGGCAGCTTCTAAAACATTATTGATTACTTCTATTTTTGCCATTTTGGTTATATTTCTTTTGTTATATAATCAATTTAAAAATGTATCGCAGTCCATCATTATTTTATTGAATCTGCCATTGGCTTTGATAGGGGGTATTTATGCTATCCTGTTTACTACGGGCGAAATAAGCATTCCCGCTATTATCGGGTTTATTGCCCTCTTTGGTATTGCTACCCGAAACGGAATATTGTTGATGGCTCATTATAATGACCTGCACAATAGCGGAGAATCTCTTGAAAACAGTATTGTTATGGGATCACTTGACCGGCTGAATCCGATTCTTATGACAGCACTTTGTTCGGGATTGGCTCTTATACCATTGGCTCTGCAAGGCGATCTTCCGGGCAATGAAATACAAAGTCCTATGGCTAAAGTTATTTTAGGTGGATTGCTGACATCTACATTGTTGAATATGTATATCGTTCCTATTATTTACAGAATGATGCAGCAACGAAATTTGAATAGAAAAAGAGTAGAATTATGA
- a CDS encoding FprA family A-type flavoprotein, whose translation MLKPIQIKEDLYYIGVNDRTKALFENLWPLPKGVSYNSYLIVDEKTALFDTVDICYSDIFLQKLETALNGKSLDYLVINHMEPDHSGSLRLLKTKYPNIQIVGNKRTADMVSGFYGITDGVMIIEDGQELSLGKHNLVFYLTPMVHWPETMMTYETTEKMIFSGDAFGTFGTLDGGITDKQLHPERYYDEMVRYYSNVVGKFGSPVQKALQKLSHLEINYICSTHGPIWTIPEQINKVISIYDKLSKYQGDEGVVIAYGSMYGNTEQMAETIALELAQQGIKEIILHNTSKRSHSYIIRDIFKYKGLIIGSPTYNNKLFPEVATLLAKIEERDMKNRYFSYFGSYTWAGAALKRIAQFAESTNFEIIGTPVEMKQSMSIDTYNACVALGKTMADRLIQDR comes from the coding sequence ATGTTAAAACCTATTCAAATAAAAGAAGACTTATACTATATTGGCGTCAATGACCGAACAAAGGCTTTATTTGAAAATTTATGGCCTCTCCCTAAAGGAGTTTCGTATAATTCTTATTTAATTGTAGACGAAAAAACAGCACTATTTGACACTGTAGATATATGTTATTCTGACATTTTTTTACAGAAATTAGAAACAGCACTAAACGGAAAATCATTAGATTATCTTGTGATTAACCACATGGAACCTGATCACTCGGGCTCTCTAAGATTACTTAAAACCAAATACCCTAATATTCAAATCGTCGGTAATAAAAGAACTGCCGATATGGTAAGCGGGTTTTATGGTATTACTGATGGAGTAATGATCATTGAGGATGGACAAGAACTGAGCCTAGGTAAACACAATCTGGTGTTTTATCTGACTCCTATGGTACACTGGCCTGAAACGATGATGACTTATGAAACAACCGAAAAAATGATTTTCTCGGGAGACGCATTCGGTACATTCGGAACACTTGATGGTGGTATAACCGACAAACAATTACATCCTGAACGTTACTACGACGAAATGGTACGCTACTATTCAAATGTAGTAGGCAAGTTCGGTTCTCCTGTACAAAAAGCATTACAAAAACTAAGCCACCTCGAAATCAATTATATTTGCTCGACACATGGTCCTATCTGGACTATTCCGGAGCAAATTAATAAAGTGATTTCGATCTATGACAAACTAAGCAAATATCAAGGTGACGAAGGTGTGGTTATTGCATACGGAAGTATGTACGGAAATACCGAGCAAATGGCTGAAACAATAGCTTTAGAACTAGCTCAACAAGGTATTAAAGAAATTATACTTCATAATACATCGAAACGTTCGCATTCATATATTATCCGCGATATATTTAAGTACAAAGGTCTTATTATCGGATCGCCTACTTATAATAATAAATTGTTTCCTGAGGTAGCTACTCTTCTTGCAAAAATAGAAGAAAGAGATATGAAAAACAGATATTTCAGCTATTTCGGTTCATATACATGGGCAGGTGCAGCACTTAAACGCATCGCTCAATTTGCTGAAAGTACCAATTTCGAAATTATAGGTACTCCTGTAGAAATGAAACAATCGATGAGTATCGATACCTACAACGCATGTGTAGCGCTGGGTAAGACTATGGCCGACAGACTTATCCAAGACAGATAA